ATTCTTAATTGGTATTAAAAGCTTtccatttttgttttattattaatataattcctttttttttgtcaacaattccTTTTCCTTGttaacatattttttgttttgtttatttgtcttttttaatattatcatCTTAGATTTCAATATTTTCTGAAGCATATATTAAGCCCACTATTTTAATTGTAGACATTCACAATTGCCgctaacaaacaaataaaactaattgatatttaaataataaaaataattcattcattttaatttaatattctaGAGTTCATTTCTTTATAATATAAGGACCACAACAAGTTATGTGTAtcatattgttatatatatataaaactttaagacaacttttctatatattttaattgtttttttctgcAACAATATATTCTTGTGCATAATAACATTTGTATTTAGCAAAatgaaaactattttgtaaGAGATATCAtggattaaaaaatatatttattatttgttacagtttataaatgattaaatttataattaatattttattgtatatttatttattacatttatattattgaatatACTTATTAATGTGCCTCCGTCTAATAGTTGTTTTGGATCCGCCACACCGGGTTGTTAGAAACGCGATACTAGCACGAAGGGACCGCAAGAAATTTCGCAACCTGATGTCACTATGGCTGAAGTTTGACTAATCTCTGCAGTCACCGAAGTTCTTCCTGTTGGCcattctttgttttttcttttttttggcaaaGGATAGCTACGATTTAAACATTTTGTATTAAGCAAACAAGctcttttttaaaatgaaattcatatacttataaaaaaaagaaataagacGATGCTTCTAGAAAAGAGGTGTGGATAGtcgatttttaaaatgaaattcatatacttataaaaaaaagaaataagacGATGCTTCTAGAAAAGAGGTGTGGATAATTTCATTGAATTAAGGAAGTGTGGGGATTAAGAATATTTGGTGCCGATCAAGCGATCGTTGTTAAATCTGAACAAAATGAGatcaaacacacataaaatatGAGAGTATCCCAATTGCAGAGTTCtcgacatgttttttttttataaattaaatgtaCATACATAAAACTAGTTCCAAATATCTGAAAAATCACAAAAcaacttaaataaaatattttagagcaattttcataatttttaaattttcaaaacaataatttataatatttttattatattatatagtaccataaatttcattttatggTTCACTGCGACATTACTTTTTGTCAGAAATCGAAAGTTCCATCTGCtttatttttgtcaacaattACAATCTAAGTAATCATATCTAGTAGTATTCCCtctgttcccgaaagtaagattttctagagtatgcatgcttattaaaatttaataaatgtttataatttaatttatttttgactttattatatattttccaataactttccaccaatgaaatttaatcaattcaaatattttcaattaatgtttctcaaaagtataaaaaaatatcttaacaatataaaaaatttatttttgtggaacaagaattttttttaaaaaatcttactttcaaAAACGGATTcgaaaacggagagagtatataaCTTTATCCTTGATTCCCATGGATTTGGAATATAGTTGAACCGTCCTATGGCCAATGTCtattgaaagaaaaagaagatgtgACACATCCTTTATGGGTAATAGCTTCGTATTTTGACTAATGCAAATTCTGAACTCGTTCGAGAGAACATATAGCGTTTTGCCTACCTCACCAAGAAAAAGGGAATTAAATTgacaaaattgttttatatcacCAACCAACTCTTTTCTCAAGTCATTTAAACCTTTTGTTATCCGAATTAAACAGCTGCAACTTAGAGTaattcaaataaaattcattcacAGCAAGTGACAGACGAGAAATATTTGTCCAGATCGTTCCTTTCAAGCCGACAGAAGCTCACAACTagatagatattattatttcCACTCGTTTTTGGTTCCcacccaaaaagaaaagaaaagaagaaattaATGATCTTCTGCGTAAGGGTGCACCTGTTCTTCACCAACCTCGACGTAATCGTCACCGTAGATCTGATCAAGCACAAGGACCAATCCCATGGCAAAGGCTCCATCAAAACCGGCCTTCACGTTCAACGAGAAAACGTCTTTCCCAAGCATCACGTTCGTTGAcgcatccactttacgacgtaTCTCCGCCACCTTCCGCCTCGTCTCCGCCTCCACCACGGTGCAGCTCCTTTGCCCGAAATTTCCTTCGATCAAGTACTCGTTGCACTCGTACTCCGCGTAAACCTCCACCGTCACGCTGTTCCTCCCGATCATCGACGATCTCCTCACTCCGAAGATCGGTTTTTGACCGTCTGTTCTCTCCCCGAGATACCCCTCCCATCTCCGTCGCAAACTCGGCCTCTGTTTCACcgtttagaaagaaaaaaccaGAGTTAGAACACGACTGTATCCGACTtattatagtattttatttataaaaggaGGTAGGTAGGTACCTTTCGTCCACTACAACAAATATGGCTTTTAATAGCATACGGATAACGCTATTATATGGTATCCATAGCGGTTTTACAAATGCTATGAAAACGACCGCTATAATAGAGTCCCTATATACGATAGCGTTTTCGGATGACGCTATCGTAGAGTAGCCTTTAATAGCGTTATGTTTTCGCTGTGTTACGGTTATTTATTACACACAATTTATGCTATAGGAAATTGTATAACAGCTATATTTATCTGCTGTATTAAACCTATTAATAGCTATTATTTTGTGCTGTTCTAAATTATGTAATAACTTTTTTATGTtgctatatatttttgtaaaatagcTATATTCTGTAGCCATCAATTACGTTGTAGTAGCTTTACATTGGTGCTACTTTATGATGTGTTGCAGCAGTGGTATTGAGTTATGTTCATATGATTTATAGCATTTTTTTCGTGATATCAAGTGAGTGTATCATAACTTATTTTATATGCTATTTCACCCATTAAAATATGCTATTTCGCCCAATAAATGGTTCACTATAAATACACAAAATGCTCAAAAAGAAGTAAACAAAGTCTGAAATTTCATAATAGAAATACCATATCATAATTAAGTTCAAAAGTAAGAACACAAGTGTCATTTGCACTAAGTACCATAAGTTCATAAGTTCTAAAGCAATGAAAATAGAAGACCATACGTTCTTATTCATCCTCACACGATGACAACCTTGTCTTCAGGCCATGCTATAGTGGTACCAATAGCATCCTCCATACACTCGATTGCAGATGTAGGCCTCCAAACCATGGCATCATCCACCTTGACTACATCAACCCACACACGAACTGCATTTTTTCCCAAAGGAACAAAATGCACTAACTGTTCTGGGTTGTTTGAAGACCAGCGTCCTTCTGCAACAACAACTTTCTGACCGGTAATGTCGAGCAGTTTGCACTTCTGACCTTCTTTCACAATCTGTGTATGAGAATGATGTCCATTAGTGTAACACATATGAAAGCATTACCAACTTTATTAGATATATCAACACAACCTACACTACTACTTACCTTCCGAGAGCTTGAAGGAGTTTGTGCCActggttttaaaatattagcaGGAGCCGGTGGAGTGTGTACTTGTGACTGCGTAATAGGAGATTCTGTAGCTGGTGACTCAGAGTTTAAACTGTCGAATGAAACTCTGCTGAGAGGCCATGCTACATACGACTTCAAACAATCACCGAGGGTTGAGTGTTTTTCTGTTGGCCTCCAAAGAAAAGTCTGAGGTAACGTCACCGCATCTACATATACTTTCACAGCATTTGGTCCAAGAGGAAGGCCATCCACCAAGGCTTTGGGATCACGACTCTCCCAACGACCTTCAGCAACTGTTTCTTCATCCTGTGTTAACCAATGTAGAAGTTTGCAGTTGTTCTTCTCTACTGTCTCAGGGCTCTGTCAAAACAATAAATTCAACACGTGAAATACATTACTAGATTTTAGAAAACAGAAACTTAGACACCAAAGTGAGATGAGGACTGAAAACCTTACTTTACCAAGAATGTGATCTGGATCGATCTCCTCGtcaagaacaagaagagaaTCTTGAGGCCACGCAACTGTTTCTCCTACAGCCTGACCAATAGTGTAAATTTTTGGCGCCGGTCTCCAAAGAAATGCATCTACTTCAATAGCCGTCTCAACTACCACCTTAACTGAATTAGGGCCCAATGGCACATTGTTAACAAACTCCATTTCATCCGATGACAGAAAACGACCCTCGGCTACTTTGCATTCCTTGTCACACCAATCATATAGGATACACTTAGGCTGTGGTGTCCAATTATTCGTCACACTCTACAAAGATTAATCAACACAACAGTTACATTCCGTTCAAGTTAGTTGAGCATGAATCCGATTTGCACAAGTACTTACTCTTGGTGCTGAATTCTCACCCTCTTCCGATTCTGGCCTCTgtaattagaaaaataaataaggtTTGTGTtctttaataagaaaaaaaaatcacaggAGAGTTGCTCAGAAACACTTACTCGACTATTCATTTTAGCAAGAGCCTCTTGCAATTCTTCGACCTGCTGCTTCAACTTATTTTGTGTCTGTTGCATTTCAGTCACATACTTGTTCTTCACTTCGAAAAAAGCCAGTTTGCTCACACTCATTCCTCTACCCATAGCCCTCAATCGTCCAGGATTGTCAGGTCCCAAGATCTGAGTAAGAGTATCTTCTTTTgggtttgatgatgatgatccttGATGGTCAGACCGAATAAACTCAGTAGCCTTTTCCTGTCACAAGTTCAAATTtttatgtgagatttttaactcTAATTTTAAACATCACAAATGAATAAGAGAACAACATAAGAATTACTATTTTGTCAGCAGCATCTGTGTTTACTGCAGTGCCATCCTTTTTAGTTCGTGACTTCACCCACACATTCAGTCTCGTCACTTCAGTGCCATCCTTTTTCTGCATAATGATTCAGGTTTATGattcaagaacaaaaaaattccaaaaaaattccaataaaTACACAAATCAGGCTCCTGTATATATACTTACTAAATCTTCTGCCAATCTAACCATTCCTTTACGGCTACATGTGTGAGGAATCTGCTTACGTCTTCTTTCCTTGTACGACTCCCTAACAGCCTATATAGAAGTGTTAGAAAGCAGATGTAAgataatataactaattaagATGTCAT
This Brassica napus cultivar Da-Ae chromosome C6, Da-Ae, whole genome shotgun sequence DNA region includes the following protein-coding sequences:
- the LOC106448224 gene encoding protein LURP-one-related 5-like; protein product: MNKNVWSSIFIALELMNLCGRKRPSLRRRWEGYLGERTDGQKPIFGVRRSSMIGRNSVTVEVYAEYECNEYLIEGNFGQRSCTVVEAETRRKVAEIRRKVDASTNVMLGKDVFSLNVKAGFDGAFAMGLVLVLDQIYGDDYVEVGEEQVHPYAEDH
- the LOC106445946 gene encoding uncharacterized protein LOC106445946, which encodes MKDIARDPNARIKVDFTAFGEPCGEGSVKLSSYLGPLVREHVPVVIDDWRKIGDDRKTVLWKSVQLRFELDGEYEKAAVMKQMGCIWRASKSRLVNQILNAENHTERLKLRPDNIQLAEWKKFVKEKTSKEFRAVRESYKERRRKQIPHTCSRKGMVRLAEDLKKDGTEVTRLNVWVKSRTKKDGTAVNTDAADKIEKATEFIRSDHQGSSSSNPKEDTLTQILGPDNPGRLRAMGRGMSVSKLAFFEVKNKYVTEMQQTQNKLKQQVEELQEALAKMNSRRPESEEGENSAPRSVTNNWTPQPKCILYDWCDKECKVAEGRFLSSDEMEFVNNVPLGPNSVKVVVETAIEVDAFLWRPAPKIYTIGQAVGETVAWPQDSLLVLDEEIDPDHILGKSPETVEKNNCKLLHWLTQDEETVAEGRWESRDPKALVDGLPLGPNAVKVYVDAVTLPQTFLWRPTEKHSTLGDCLKSYVAWPLSRVSFDSLNSESPATESPITQSQVHTPPAPANILKPVAQTPSSSRKIVKEGQKCKLLDITGQKVVVAEGRWSSNNPEQLVHFVPLGKNAVRVWVDVVKVDDAMVWRPTSAIECMEDAIGTTIAWPEDKVVIV